In the Aneurinibacillus soli genome, one interval contains:
- the fumC gene encoding class II fumarate hydratase, with protein MEFRIEKDTLGEIKVPADKLWGAQTQRSSQNFKIGTERMPLEMIRAFAILKKSAAKTNQKLGKLEADKAEVIMKAADEIVEGKWDEHFPLVVWQTGSGTQSNMNVNEVIAHRANQLLEQSGSSQRIHPNDDVNKSQSSNDTFPTAMHIAGVVAVEDHVLPALVKLKDVLHKKSEEFTDIIKIGRTHLQDATPLTLGQEVSGWYAMLAKSEKMITESMESLRELAIGGTAVGTGINAHPKFGEMAAEEISRLTNKTFLSAVNKFHALTSHDAIVYVHGALKALAADLMKIANDVRWLASGPRSGIGEITIPANEPGSSIMPGKVNPTQSEAVTMVACQVMGNDATIGFAASQGNFELNVFKPVIIYNFLQSARLLADVMVSFTDHCAVGIEPNIEVLTRNLERSLMLVTALNPHIGYENAAAIAKLAHREGLTLKEAAIKTNLLTEEQFDQIVRPENMIHPK; from the coding sequence ATGGAGTTCAGAATTGAAAAAGACACGCTGGGAGAAATCAAAGTGCCAGCAGACAAACTCTGGGGAGCTCAGACACAGCGCAGCAGCCAGAACTTCAAAATCGGCACCGAAAGAATGCCGCTCGAAATGATTCGTGCCTTTGCCATCTTGAAAAAAAGCGCCGCTAAAACAAATCAGAAGCTTGGAAAATTAGAAGCCGATAAAGCGGAAGTGATTATGAAAGCCGCAGATGAAATAGTGGAAGGAAAATGGGATGAACACTTCCCACTTGTCGTCTGGCAGACAGGAAGCGGTACGCAGTCGAATATGAATGTAAATGAAGTGATCGCCCATCGTGCAAACCAGCTGTTAGAACAAAGTGGCAGCAGCCAGCGCATTCATCCTAACGATGACGTAAATAAATCGCAAAGCTCAAACGATACGTTTCCTACCGCCATGCACATTGCTGGAGTAGTTGCGGTCGAAGATCACGTATTGCCTGCCCTGGTCAAATTAAAAGACGTGCTCCATAAAAAATCAGAAGAGTTTACAGACATTATTAAAATTGGGCGTACACACTTACAAGATGCTACCCCGTTGACACTCGGACAGGAAGTAAGCGGCTGGTACGCCATGCTTGCGAAAAGCGAAAAAATGATTACAGAAAGTATGGAATCGTTACGAGAGCTTGCGATTGGCGGAACTGCGGTCGGCACGGGTATTAATGCTCATCCTAAATTCGGCGAGATGGCAGCCGAAGAGATTAGCAGACTGACGAACAAAACGTTTCTGTCTGCCGTAAACAAGTTCCACGCCTTAACAAGCCACGATGCGATTGTTTATGTACACGGGGCTTTAAAAGCACTGGCAGCCGATTTGATGAAAATCGCCAACGATGTCCGCTGGCTAGCAAGCGGACCGCGCAGCGGAATCGGTGAAATCACGATTCCAGCGAATGAGCCGGGCAGTTCCATTATGCCAGGTAAGGTCAATCCGACGCAAAGCGAAGCGGTCACCATGGTAGCCTGTCAGGTTATGGGGAATGATGCGACGATCGGATTCGCGGCCAGCCAGGGGAATTTCGAGTTGAATGTGTTCAAGCCTGTGATTATTTATAACTTCCTGCAATCTGCAAGACTGCTTGCGGATGTGATGGTGTCCTTTACGGATCATTGCGCCGTGGGCATAGAGCCGAATATTGAGGTACTTACACGCAACCTGGAAAGATCACTCATGCTTGTTACAGCGTTAAATCCTCATATCGGGTATGAGAACGCGGCCGCGATCGCAAAACTTGCACACCGGGAAGGATTAACGCTCAAAGAAGCTGCGATCAAAACGAATTTACTAACAGAAGAGCAGTTCGATCAGATTGTGCGGCCTGAAAATATGATTCATCCGAAATAA
- a CDS encoding class I adenylate-forming enzyme family protein, whose product MKRVERMLTFGTIMKQNAQKYSAKPAVIFRNQTLTYHELNTRANKIANAFLERGYTKGDKVAVMMKNHAAYVELITGLSKIGVVIVPINYRLVGLEIDYIIRNSDSRGCIVSAEYTETIESILPQLPQLDTLLIVDGSSTDTMTEYEVFLASGQEQEPEADVEEKDTFYIGYTSGTTGKPKGVVISHRSRVLTGMTAAYEYKIDESDIHLVAGPIYHAAPWIFLVMQLLAGGTLVIHEAFDAEQVLADIERYRITNTFLAPTMYNFLLHTDKDIQDKYDISSMRVLISAGSPLPTQTKLDILDFFTGADLHEFYGSTESAITLNIKPGDIRRKERCVGHPFPFVECLILDEDKEPVAQGEVGELYFKAPYLLDGYYKNPEADAASFFNGFFTVGDMAIQDEEGFYYIVDRKKDMLISGGVNIYPREIEEVLYAHPQILEVAVIGVPDPVWGESVKAIVVARKGESLTAEEVIHYCEGKLAGYKKPKSVDFVDELPRNPSGKILKTVLRDVYWENQNVKI is encoded by the coding sequence ATGAAAAGGGTGGAGAGAATGCTGACATTCGGTACAATCATGAAACAAAACGCGCAAAAATACAGTGCTAAGCCCGCTGTTATCTTTCGGAATCAAACGCTTACGTATCATGAATTGAATACTCGCGCTAACAAGATTGCAAACGCTTTCCTTGAGCGTGGCTATACAAAAGGTGACAAAGTAGCCGTTATGATGAAAAATCATGCTGCTTACGTTGAACTTATTACCGGCTTATCAAAAATCGGTGTTGTGATTGTTCCGATTAACTATCGCCTGGTTGGACTGGAAATTGACTATATTATACGAAATTCGGACAGTCGGGGATGTATCGTTTCAGCCGAATATACGGAAACAATAGAAAGCATTCTGCCACAGCTTCCACAGCTGGACACGCTCCTCATCGTCGATGGCTCTTCTACTGACACAATGACAGAGTATGAAGTATTTCTCGCATCAGGCCAGGAACAGGAGCCGGAAGCAGACGTAGAGGAAAAAGACACATTCTATATTGGCTACACATCTGGTACAACAGGCAAACCAAAAGGGGTTGTCATCTCGCACCGTTCCCGCGTGCTTACCGGGATGACAGCTGCTTATGAATACAAGATTGACGAATCTGATATTCATCTCGTAGCTGGGCCAATTTATCATGCGGCACCGTGGATTTTTCTTGTCATGCAGCTGCTTGCAGGCGGTACGCTCGTGATTCATGAGGCGTTTGATGCCGAGCAGGTGCTTGCCGATATTGAACGCTATCGCATCACCAATACATTCCTGGCGCCTACGATGTATAACTTCCTGCTTCACACAGATAAGGACATACAGGACAAATATGATATTTCTTCTATGCGCGTGCTTATCTCGGCTGGTTCGCCGCTTCCAACGCAGACGAAGCTCGATATTCTCGACTTTTTCACCGGGGCTGACCTGCATGAGTTTTATGGTTCAACGGAAAGTGCCATTACGCTTAACATTAAGCCGGGAGATATCCGTCGGAAAGAGCGCTGCGTAGGGCATCCGTTCCCGTTTGTGGAATGCTTGATTTTAGACGAGGATAAAGAGCCTGTCGCCCAGGGTGAGGTAGGGGAGCTGTATTTCAAGGCCCCGTACTTATTAGATGGTTACTACAAAAATCCGGAAGCGGATGCAGCTTCGTTCTTCAACGGTTTTTTCACAGTAGGAGATATGGCCATTCAGGATGAAGAAGGATTTTATTACATCGTGGATCGCAAAAAAGACATGCTGATTAGCGGCGGCGTTAATATTTACCCGCGTGAAATCGAAGAGGTGCTATACGCTCACCCGCAAATTCTTGAGGTTGCCGTAATCGGTGTGCCAGACCCGGTCTGGGGAGAGTCCGTAAAAGCCATCGTTGTGGCGCGCAAAGGGGAGTCCCTTACCGCTGAAGAAGTTATTCACTATTGTGAAGGGAAGCTGGCAGGATATAAAAAACCGAAATCGGTAGACTTTGTAGACGAACTTCCGCGCAATCCTTCCGGTAAAATTCTCAAAACAGTATTGCGTGACGTCTACTGGGAAAATCAAAATGTAAAAATCTAA
- the serC gene encoding 3-phosphoserine/phosphohydroxythreonine transaminase — MLTKAQRAYNFNAGPSALPLEVLEKAQKELVDFQGTGMSLMELSHRSPAYEQVHNQAIANLKELMNIPDNYQVLFLQGGASTQFAMVPMNFLPADQKAAYVLTGAWSEKANKEAKMFGDTYVPFTSKETNHNRIPKLDELTFEDNTAYVHITSNNTIFGTEWFEFPDTGDIPLIADMSSDIMSHPVDVSKFAMIYAGAQKNLGPSGVTVAIVRDDLLARANIENVPTMLRYDTHVKNNSLYNTPPTFGIYMLGLVLEWAKEQGGLEAITKRNQEKAALIYDVIDASNGFYRGHAEKDSRSLMNITFRVSNEELEKQFLAEAKAAGFVGLNGHRSVGGCRASTYNAVPYEACKALSEFMIEFQKKNS; from the coding sequence ATGTTAACAAAGGCACAGCGCGCATACAACTTTAACGCAGGCCCATCTGCACTGCCGCTTGAAGTTCTGGAAAAAGCTCAGAAAGAATTGGTGGATTTCCAGGGCACAGGCATGTCCCTTATGGAGCTGAGCCATCGCAGCCCGGCGTATGAGCAAGTACACAACCAGGCGATTGCCAACCTGAAAGAACTGATGAACATTCCGGATAACTATCAGGTACTATTCCTACAGGGTGGTGCGAGCACACAGTTTGCTATGGTGCCGATGAACTTTCTTCCGGCAGACCAGAAAGCAGCGTATGTGCTGACAGGTGCATGGTCTGAGAAAGCGAACAAAGAAGCGAAAATGTTCGGCGATACATATGTGCCGTTCACATCCAAAGAGACAAATCATAATCGCATTCCAAAACTGGATGAGCTGACATTTGAAGACAATACGGCGTATGTTCACATCACGTCAAACAATACAATCTTTGGTACTGAATGGTTTGAATTCCCGGATACGGGTGATATTCCGCTTATTGCAGATATGTCAAGCGATATTATGTCGCATCCGGTTGATGTAAGCAAGTTCGCGATGATTTATGCGGGCGCACAGAAAAATCTTGGCCCATCTGGCGTAACGGTTGCTATCGTTCGTGACGATCTGCTCGCACGTGCGAACATAGAGAATGTGCCGACAATGCTGCGCTATGATACGCACGTGAAGAACAATTCCCTGTACAACACACCGCCGACATTCGGTATTTATATGCTTGGCCTTGTACTGGAATGGGCAAAAGAGCAAGGCGGACTTGAAGCGATTACGAAGCGCAATCAAGAGAAAGCAGCTCTTATCTATGATGTAATTGATGCAAGCAATGGCTTCTACCGTGGTCATGCGGAGAAAGACAGCCGTTCCCTGATGAACATTACATTCCGCGTTAGCAATGAAGAACTGGAGAAACAGTTCCTTGCTGAAGCAAAAGCAGCAGGCTTCGTAGGTCTGAATGGTCACCGCTCTGTTGGCGGATGCCGTGCATCCACATACAATGCGGTACCGTATGAAGCATGTAAAGCGCTGAGCGAATTCATGATTGAGTTCCAAAAGAAAAATAGCTAA
- a CDS encoding deoxyribonuclease IV: MKIGSHVSFSKKGLLNAVEEAIGYGSTSFMVYTGAPQNTRRKPMEEQYVDEGLALMHKHGIEDIVVHAPYIINLGSYKPDTFELAVTFLAEEIRRAEYIGVQNIVLHPGAYTDKDAEYGINRIAEGLNEVLHSGQTAKIALETMAGKGSEIGRSFEELAAIIDKVKLNDKLSICFDTCHTHDAGYDIVNDFDGVMEQFDRLIGIDRIGVFHINDSKNFRGAGKDRHAPLGAGLIGFDAIHYIAHHDAAKNKPVILETPWIGKNKNDQSPMYEAEIALLCGTTLERFDGTFLEDVARLGSFFAREGIDRRTFIVQNWERLQDKKAKKEDPREPLELLFDRVTAEDVLPGASEEGINKRLIAWLSGIIEK, from the coding sequence TTGAAAATTGGGTCTCACGTTTCGTTTTCAAAGAAAGGATTATTGAATGCGGTGGAGGAAGCTATCGGGTATGGCTCCACTTCGTTCATGGTATATACAGGCGCACCGCAAAACACGCGCCGCAAACCGATGGAAGAGCAATATGTCGATGAAGGGCTTGCGCTCATGCACAAGCACGGCATCGAGGACATCGTGGTACACGCTCCTTACATCATTAATCTCGGTTCGTACAAGCCAGATACATTCGAGCTTGCCGTTACATTTCTTGCCGAAGAAATTCGCCGGGCCGAATACATCGGTGTTCAGAATATTGTACTGCACCCCGGCGCTTATACCGATAAAGATGCGGAATACGGAATCAATCGCATTGCGGAAGGATTAAACGAGGTCCTACATAGTGGCCAAACCGCAAAAATCGCGCTTGAGACGATGGCGGGCAAAGGCTCGGAAATTGGTCGTTCGTTTGAGGAACTAGCGGCGATTATCGATAAGGTAAAGCTGAATGATAAGCTCTCGATCTGTTTTGATACATGCCATACACATGATGCCGGATATGACATTGTGAACGACTTTGATGGTGTTATGGAACAATTCGACCGCCTGATCGGCATCGACCGCATCGGTGTGTTTCATATTAATGACAGTAAAAACTTCCGGGGCGCGGGCAAAGACCGGCACGCTCCACTCGGTGCTGGCTTGATTGGATTTGATGCCATCCACTACATTGCCCACCATGATGCAGCTAAAAATAAGCCCGTCATTCTCGAAACACCGTGGATCGGAAAAAATAAAAACGATCAGTCGCCAATGTATGAAGCCGAAATTGCGCTGTTGTGCGGTACGACCCTTGAGCGATTTGATGGTACATTTCTCGAAGATGTTGCGCGACTCGGCTCGTTTTTTGCCCGGGAAGGCATCGATCGTCGGACGTTCATTGTGCAGAACTGGGAGCGCCTGCAGGATAAAAAAGCGAAAAAAGAAGACCCGCGCGAGCCACTCGAACTGTTGTTTGACCGGGTGACAGCAGAAGACGTACTGCCAGGCGCGTCCGAAGAAGGAATCAATAAGCGCCTGATTGCCTGGCTTTCCGGTATCATCGAAAAATAA
- a CDS encoding YitT family protein — protein MEYTQVEKKTHKKTSKLKLVKRALFIFLGAVLVSIGLEIFLVPNNIIDGGIVGVSIILSHLTSVKLGVFLFVLNLPFLFIGYKQIGKTFALSTLFGIAVMSIGTSFLHPVPELTEDPLLAAVFGGIILGIGVGMVIRYGGSLDGTEIVAIVFNKRIPLSVGETVMFFNIFILGSAGFVFGWERAMYSLIAYYIAFKMIDVTIQGLDESRAVWIISEMHREIGDILLARLGRGVTYLNGEGAYTGDRKQVIFCVITRLEEAKLKSIIEDIDPGAFLAVGAINNVRGGNFKKKNIH, from the coding sequence ATGGAATACACACAAGTAGAGAAGAAAACGCATAAAAAAACCAGTAAATTAAAATTAGTCAAACGGGCTCTCTTTATTTTTCTTGGAGCAGTACTTGTGTCAATTGGCCTGGAGATTTTCCTTGTTCCGAACAATATCATTGACGGAGGTATTGTAGGGGTTTCGATCATTCTTTCCCACCTTACCAGCGTGAAACTGGGTGTGTTTTTATTTGTTTTAAACTTGCCGTTCCTATTTATTGGATATAAACAGATTGGAAAAACGTTTGCGCTGTCGACTTTGTTCGGAATTGCGGTCATGTCAATTGGGACCAGCTTTCTCCACCCGGTACCGGAACTAACAGAGGACCCTCTGCTGGCTGCGGTGTTTGGTGGGATTATTCTTGGAATTGGCGTCGGGATGGTCATTCGTTACGGAGGATCACTTGATGGAACCGAGATTGTTGCTATTGTATTTAATAAGCGGATTCCTTTATCTGTCGGCGAAACGGTCATGTTTTTTAATATTTTCATTCTGGGAAGTGCAGGCTTTGTGTTTGGCTGGGAACGGGCGATGTATTCACTTATTGCCTATTATATCGCCTTTAAAATGATTGATGTTACGATTCAGGGCTTAGATGAATCACGTGCGGTATGGATTATTAGTGAGATGCACAGGGAGATCGGAGACATACTTCTCGCACGTCTTGGGCGCGGCGTTACGTATTTGAATGGGGAAGGCGCCTATACGGGTGACCGGAAACAAGTTATTTTTTGTGTGATTACCAGGCTGGAAGAAGCGAAACTGAAGTCAATTATTGAAGATATTGACCCGGGTGCATTCCTGGCAGTGGGTGCGATTAATAATGTACGGGGAGGAAATTTTAAAAAGAAAAATATCCACTAA
- a CDS encoding C40 family peptidase translates to MKRQIALGLILSVAFASPVAAAPYTVGKSDTLYSISKRFGTSIAVLKQKNNLQTDTIKAGQVLEIPHGAVATSRSATKEPTTRYVAVGKTSVSSVTSGNLTAKTTIKVATSLPVIKEETKKVAQPTEMSGIIEPLLGTPYKWGGVTTDGFDCSGFTSYVFAEMGVELPRTSQAQFTTGEAVDAEAPLEPGDLLFFDADKKGTVTHVGIYVGDNKMAHAATKSVRIDDLDWYLKNYTYYGAKRVF, encoded by the coding sequence ATGAAAAGACAAATAGCACTAGGACTTATTTTATCGGTGGCATTTGCCTCGCCCGTTGCCGCAGCTCCTTATACAGTTGGAAAAAGCGATACATTGTACAGTATAAGTAAGCGCTTCGGTACATCGATTGCTGTGTTAAAGCAGAAAAATAATTTGCAGACAGATACGATTAAAGCCGGGCAGGTACTGGAGATTCCGCATGGGGCGGTTGCCACAAGTCGCAGCGCCACCAAGGAACCCACAACTCGTTATGTAGCAGTAGGAAAGACGAGTGTTAGTTCCGTTACATCAGGAAATTTGACTGCAAAAACGACTATCAAAGTAGCGACTTCACTGCCAGTAATAAAAGAAGAAACGAAAAAAGTAGCACAGCCTACCGAAATGAGTGGGATCATTGAACCGTTGCTTGGCACCCCGTACAAGTGGGGCGGAGTGACGACAGACGGATTTGATTGCAGTGGTTTCACTTCCTATGTATTCGCAGAGATGGGGGTAGAGCTTCCACGTACATCACAGGCTCAATTTACGACAGGAGAGGCTGTGGATGCAGAAGCACCACTTGAGCCAGGAGACTTGCTGTTTTTTGATGCCGACAAGAAAGGCACTGTTACGCATGTCGGCATTTATGTTGGAGATAATAAGATGGCGCACGCAGCTACCAAAAGTGTACGAATCGACGATCTGGACTGGTATTTAAAAAATTATACGTATTATGGTGCAAAACGAGTTTTTTAG
- a CDS encoding DUF3656 domain-containing U32 family peptidase, translating into MKAAVANGADAIFFGVEKFNARARADNFQMDNLPEIMAYLHMYGVKGYLTFNILVFENEMEDARELIDACMNAGVDAVIVQDFGLVKAIREMSPDFPIHGSTQMTITSPEAVEFASQYGMEIVVLGRENNLKQIRTIAGKTNTPLEVFVHGALCVSYSGQCLTSEMWGGRSANRGECAQACRLPYDLMVDGEQKEMGNVAYLLSPKDLAAIDLIPDLIEAGISSFKIEGRMKTPEYVANVVSKYRRAIDAYFEGKDYTPSDSEVRELQQSFSRGFTHGFLEGTNNKKLVDGTFPKSRGVYLGTVKKVLKDAVLCDLEAPLKRGDGIVFDAGNPQEKEEGGRVYDLRKNGRKIEGEVEHGQIEIVPGRHDVKLRRVQVGDKIWKTNDPELDRRLRKTFETDHPYRLFPLAVNVRGQEGAPLTAEWIDENTGNHVIVTSEMNLEKAMKRPLSQDYLAEQWGRLGGTIYELHTLDMELAGEVIVPVKELNHMRRDAVEQLMEQRRKPRVYARKEAGVQQVAAQTHVHAQHDPELIALCRTIEQVRAASAADVEYVYADFEFTRDYPAAVQIAHDHGKRIALATPRIHMPGENGVLNSIVKAGPDAILVRNLGALSYYRQAEISLPLFGDFSLNVANHKTAEVFAENGLTWITPSYDLNIQQMVDMLAVADTSRMELVIHQHLPMFHTEHCVYCTFLSEGTDYTNCGRPCESHRVSLQDRIGMSHPVRVDIGCRNTVYNAIEQSGAEYLPNFLELGIRRYRVEFLEEDADQVHDVLRLYREALIGKRSGTSVWRALKATNQLGVTRGQLIK; encoded by the coding sequence ATGAAGGCTGCCGTAGCGAATGGTGCCGATGCGATATTTTTTGGAGTAGAAAAATTTAACGCCCGGGCCCGGGCCGATAATTTTCAGATGGATAATCTGCCAGAGATTATGGCATATCTGCATATGTATGGTGTCAAAGGCTATTTGACGTTTAATATTTTAGTATTTGAGAATGAGATGGAAGACGCACGTGAACTGATCGATGCCTGTATGAACGCAGGGGTGGATGCGGTCATTGTACAGGATTTCGGCCTTGTCAAAGCGATTCGGGAGATGTCACCGGACTTCCCAATTCACGGCTCTACCCAGATGACGATTACATCACCGGAGGCGGTTGAATTCGCGTCGCAGTATGGGATGGAGATTGTTGTACTCGGACGCGAGAACAACTTGAAGCAAATCCGGACCATTGCCGGAAAAACAAACACGCCGCTGGAAGTGTTTGTACATGGAGCACTCTGCGTATCGTACTCTGGCCAGTGCTTAACATCCGAGATGTGGGGTGGACGGTCTGCAAACAGAGGGGAATGTGCGCAAGCTTGTCGTTTGCCATATGATCTGATGGTAGATGGCGAACAAAAAGAGATGGGCAATGTTGCATATTTGCTGTCACCAAAGGATTTAGCAGCCATTGATCTGATTCCGGATTTGATTGAAGCAGGCATCAGCTCATTCAAAATTGAAGGCCGTATGAAAACACCGGAATACGTGGCGAACGTGGTAAGTAAATATCGTCGCGCTATCGATGCGTATTTTGAAGGTAAGGACTACACGCCGTCCGACAGTGAAGTACGTGAATTACAGCAAAGCTTCAGCCGTGGCTTTACGCATGGATTCCTTGAAGGGACAAACAACAAAAAACTTGTGGATGGCACATTCCCGAAAAGCCGGGGCGTGTATCTCGGAACGGTCAAAAAAGTGTTGAAAGATGCCGTGCTTTGTGACCTGGAAGCGCCGTTGAAGCGAGGAGACGGCATTGTGTTTGATGCCGGCAATCCGCAGGAGAAGGAAGAGGGCGGACGTGTATACGATCTACGTAAAAATGGACGTAAGATCGAAGGGGAAGTGGAACACGGCCAGATCGAGATTGTACCGGGCCGACATGATGTGAAGCTGCGCCGTGTGCAGGTAGGGGACAAGATCTGGAAGACGAATGATCCGGAACTTGACCGTCGTCTGCGCAAAACGTTTGAAACCGATCATCCGTATCGCTTGTTCCCTCTTGCCGTAAACGTACGTGGACAAGAAGGCGCACCGCTTACCGCTGAATGGATCGACGAAAATACGGGAAATCACGTAATCGTTACGTCTGAGATGAATCTGGAGAAAGCGATGAAACGTCCGCTCAGCCAGGACTATCTAGCAGAGCAGTGGGGCCGACTTGGTGGGACGATCTATGAATTGCACACGCTTGATATGGAGCTTGCGGGTGAGGTAATTGTTCCAGTTAAAGAGTTGAATCATATGCGTCGGGACGCAGTGGAGCAGCTGATGGAGCAACGTCGGAAGCCGCGCGTGTATGCGCGTAAAGAGGCAGGCGTACAGCAAGTAGCTGCGCAGACACACGTACATGCACAGCATGATCCGGAACTGATCGCACTTTGCCGTACCATAGAGCAGGTACGGGCCGCATCTGCAGCGGACGTAGAGTATGTATATGCGGATTTTGAATTTACCCGGGATTATCCGGCTGCTGTGCAGATTGCGCATGATCACGGCAAACGTATCGCGCTTGCGACGCCGCGCATTCACATGCCGGGTGAGAACGGTGTGCTGAACAGTATTGTAAAAGCGGGTCCGGATGCGATTTTGGTGCGCAATCTAGGTGCGCTTTCGTATTACCGTCAGGCAGAGATCAGTCTGCCGTTATTCGGCGATTTTTCCTTAAATGTAGCGAATCATAAGACGGCGGAAGTTTTTGCAGAGAATGGTCTTACCTGGATCACCCCTTCTTATGACTTAAATATTCAGCAGATGGTCGATATGCTAGCGGTGGCAGATACAAGCCGAATGGAGCTTGTGATTCATCAACACTTACCGATGTTCCATACCGAACATTGTGTATACTGTACCTTCCTGAGTGAAGGAACCGATTATACGAACTGCGGGCGTCCGTGTGAAAGCCATCGTGTATCGCTGCAGGATCGGATCGGCATGTCACACCCGGTTCGTGTCGATATTGGCTGCCGCAATACTGTATACAACGCGATTGAACAGTCAGGAGCTGAATACTTGCCGAATTTTCTTGAACTTGGCATTCGCCGCTATCGGGTGGAATTTTTGGAGGAAGATGCGGATCAAGTCCACGACGTTTTGCGTCTGTACCGGGAAGCACTGATCGGCAAACGGAGTGGTACAAGCGTATGGAGAGCACTGAAGGCGACCAATCAGCTTGGTGTTACACGCGGACAGCTAATTAAATAA
- a CDS encoding YneB family resolvase-like protein has translation MKVVLYARVSTERKEQETSLVRQREELRQYATQHGWQIVGEIEEKASGFEMERTGMIEALDLLTNGEAEAIVVQDETRLGRGNSKIALLHQIRKLGARVFACDNDGELQVTEMEGMVLEILAIVEEYQRRLINHKISRGMQRAIAEGFRPEKNLKNLDQGGRKRNELPIEEIVRLRAKKLTFEDIAVVLRGLGYEASRATVHRRYREYVAEQEG, from the coding sequence ATGAAAGTTGTATTGTATGCACGCGTCAGCACAGAACGGAAGGAACAGGAGACAAGCCTTGTGCGGCAGCGTGAGGAGCTGCGCCAGTATGCTACTCAACACGGGTGGCAGATTGTTGGTGAAATCGAGGAAAAGGCGAGCGGGTTCGAGATGGAGCGTACCGGCATGATCGAAGCGCTCGATCTCCTGACGAACGGAGAAGCGGAAGCGATTGTCGTGCAGGATGAGACGCGACTTGGGCGCGGCAACAGTAAGATTGCGCTGCTGCACCAGATTCGTAAGCTTGGTGCGCGTGTTTTCGCATGTGATAATGATGGTGAGCTGCAAGTAACTGAGATGGAAGGGATGGTGCTTGAAATTCTCGCCATTGTCGAAGAATATCAGCGTCGCCTGATCAATCATAAGATTTCTCGCGGTATGCAGCGGGCGATTGCTGAAGGATTCCGGCCCGAAAAAAATTTGAAAAATCTCGATCAGGGTGGCCGTAAGCGTAATGAATTGCCAATCGAGGAAATCGTGCGTCTGCGGGCGAAAAAATTGACCTTTGAAGATATCGCGGTTGTGCTGCGCGGGCTGGGCTACGAAGCATCACGTGCTACGGTACATCGTCGTTATCGGGAATATGTAGCCGAGCAAGAAGGGTAA
- a CDS encoding DUF896 domain-containing protein — translation MVTDEKVRRINELAAKAKTSAGLTDNEKAEQKALRAEYIQAVRQSLQVNLESIHLVDEEGQDLGPLSKKHKPKH, via the coding sequence ATGGTAACGGATGAGAAGGTTCGCCGGATTAACGAACTGGCTGCCAAAGCGAAAACGTCGGCAGGCCTTACAGATAACGAGAAAGCGGAGCAGAAAGCGCTTCGTGCTGAATATATTCAGGCTGTGCGCCAATCTTTGCAAGTCAATCTTGAATCGATTCACCTTGTGGATGAAGAAGGACAAGATCTCGGACCGCTTTCGAAGAAGCACAAGCCGAAGCATTGA
- the yneA gene encoding cell division suppressor protein YneA has product MSRKSLWIGMIIGVCVFSTANLVFASIGGNRTPKPPGIEVTVQAGDTLWEIAKRYDEQAHMSTQELMYYIQQENQLTSAVIHPGDVLVIPLES; this is encoded by the coding sequence ATGAGCAGGAAGTCGTTATGGATCGGGATGATTATTGGAGTGTGTGTATTTAGTACGGCGAATCTTGTATTTGCATCAATCGGGGGGAATCGGACCCCGAAGCCACCAGGGATCGAGGTTACCGTTCAGGCAGGGGATACGCTCTGGGAGATTGCAAAGCGCTATGACGAACAGGCACACATGTCTACCCAGGAACTCATGTACTACATACAGCAAGAAAATCAGTTGACCAGTGCCGTTATCCATCCGGGCGACGTACTTGTCATTCCGCTAGAATCGTAA